From the genome of Deltaproteobacteria bacterium, one region includes:
- a CDS encoding type II toxin-antitoxin system PemK/MazF family toxin has translation MARRLARGEIWTYAFRKPDKRRPVVVLSRSEAIEALHTVMVAPVTSTIRGIPSEVVVGTAEGLKHDSAVNLDHVQTVEQARLTRHVGQLGPEKMRAVCRALGIATGCA, from the coding sequence ATGGCCCGACGATTAGCCCGTGGCGAAATCTGGACGTACGCCTTTCGGAAGCCGGACAAGCGGCGGCCGGTCGTGGTGCTGAGTCGTTCCGAGGCGATCGAGGCGCTGCACACGGTAATGGTGGCGCCGGTGACCTCCACGATCCGCGGCATCCCGAGTGAGGTTGTCGTGGGGACCGCGGAAGGGCTCAAGCACGACTCGGCGGTGAACCTCGATCATGTGCAGACGGTCGAGCAGGCAAGGCTGACGCGCCACGTCGGCCAGCTCGGTCCCGAGAAAATGCGCGCCGTCTGTCGTGCGCTCGGCATCGCTACCGGTTGCGCATGA
- a CDS encoding type II toxin-antitoxin system Phd/YefM family antitoxin has translation MAKALPISEVKTHLPELVTGVAQREEEIIVTRRGKPAAVLVNFAEYERLKATLDVLSDPDLMDQIRKSRRFYASGKRGRSFEDVFEEPLGSTSKRRR, from the coding sequence ATGGCGAAGGCGTTGCCCATCTCGGAGGTCAAGACCCATCTGCCGGAGCTCGTCACCGGCGTGGCCCAACGTGAGGAGGAGATCATCGTCACGCGCAGGGGCAAGCCCGCCGCAGTCTTGGTGAACTTCGCCGAGTACGAGCGCCTGAAAGCCACGCTCGACGTCCTCAGCGATCCGGATCTGATGGATCAGATTCGGAAGAGCCGCCGATTCTACGCGTCCGGGAAGCGCGGGCGTTCGTTCGAGGACGTCTTCGAGGAGCCGCTCGGCTCCACCAGCAAACGGCGGCGGTGA
- a CDS encoding type II toxin-antitoxin system RelE/ParE family toxin: MRRLDIPPHVADMIRALPSEVKRGVKEALRLLARDPAAGEPLRRDLEGYWKYRVRRFRIVYQPRYRVVRVVAVGHRRTIYEEAGERLRGR, encoded by the coding sequence ATCCGTCGGCTCGACATCCCGCCTCATGTCGCCGACATGATCCGTGCCCTGCCGTCGGAGGTGAAGCGGGGCGTCAAGGAAGCCCTCCGGCTCCTGGCCCGTGATCCGGCTGCGGGGGAACCGCTGCGGCGCGACCTGGAGGGATACTGGAAGTATCGCGTCCGTCGCTTCCGGATCGTCTACCAACCCAGGTATCGCGTGGTGCGAGTCGTCGCCGTTGGGCATCGGCGAACCATCTACGAAGAAGCCGGCGAGCGCTTGCGCGGGCGGTGA